The DNA segment CCAACCACGTGGTCGGTATGTTGCTCACCACGTGGATTACCAGCATTGGAGGGGCATCCCGCATGTGGATCCGCCATCTAGGTGGGGTCCATAAGTGGGCCAGGGCGCACCGCCCAGAACCATAGGCCATCCTTTTCCCGCTTTACAGAGCATAGAAACAAGGACTGGGGTCTTGCCTATATAGAAAGTGGGGCCAATAATGGCTTTCTCACGGATCTCGAGGCATAATCAGGTGCCTGCTAGCGTACGAAGTTTTCCCGTCACTTTCTTGGGATGCACAATTGCATTACACTACTCAAGGTCATGCCTTTCtacttaaatatttatttgattcctttttaagttttttttttctttcttagagCAATATTGTTATATCCCAACACAATGTGCCACATGTACATTTTTGTATCATTACTTTATACATGCTATTTTgtacttaaatatttttttaaaaaacacatacattaaaaatatttcaaataaaaacactttggAATTCACTCttaaatcaacattatttttatttaaagtatttttagtagaattcttttttctaaaaatatttttaatactataaatgatttttaaaaaaattaaaatatttaatttttttttcaaatgcttttttttaaataggctCTAAATGCTTCAACCCAATGCtgaacaaaaataacaaaaaataaataaataaattgtggAACAATATTCCTTGATATGATATTTATCTTTAGCTGAAATTGGGGAAAGGCAAGTGAAAATTTGTAAAGATAGTACACAAAAGGGGGGGCATGGTGGGATGGCACAGGGGGCAAAGAAAGTGGGGCCTGAGTCAGTAGCGTCACGTCTGTTAATCCCCTCCCAAACAAAACCCCGTTTCTCACGTAGGATTCAGTCACACCACCTTCCACGTCATCCCTCGTTATTTTCTTCCAATTCATTATATCGTCTGCCCATGTCGGATTCTTATTTTTCCATGTCTATATAATGAGGGGCGCTTCTCCCTTATATCGTATATGCAAAATcctccaaaaataatttaatctcATTCTTTTATATTCAACTTGAGTATAAGAATAATGATGACTAATCACATTTATAATTTAGTAATAATGCTTATTTGTAATTTGGTTccatgtatttatatatatatatatatttttaatttcctaaaatttattATGGTTATGTTTGTTCccgaaaaatactaagaaaagaaaaaaaatataaaggaaaatgattttttaatgtttggttgttttatgaaaaatataaaataaaatcaaatataattaaaacttatgtatttttaaattatttaatttttatattgatgaattaaaataaataaaatgagtttgaagtaacaaaaaaaaaataatttatcgatttttaacatattttttttatttttctttgcattttatttcccttgcatttttcctcaaattttttggaaatcaaaCATAGTCTATATCTTTTCAATTATGGTAtgtttgatttatgaaaattttgagagaaaatgtatgaaaaaaataaaaagtaaaagaaaaaataaaaaatatattaaaaatcaaataaattatttttatttgttattttaaacttattttaatttattgatataaaaattaaataattttaaaatacataaattttttactaattttaattatatttaatttcatttgatatttttcacaacaatcaaatatgagaaaattatttttctttatcttttttagtatttttccgaaccaaacataattgaaaattatttcataacGATAGTGGAgtacaataaatataaatatttttttaaatatttaataagtaTTTGTCATGACTCATGACAATGTTGATgttgattgaaaaattaatataaaatttttaataatattagcTCTTACTAAAAGTTTTTCTTATCTTATACGAGAGGTTCcgtgatgatgatgaagaataaaaagttaagattttttatttaaagccCCGGCATAAGTTGAGTCCAATGATGAAaagttttacaaaatttgagcttatattaaatattcttttaagttttttttaatcttatcaCTTTAGTTAATGAGAAATTTCCAGGAAAAAtagcaaaaaaggaaaaaatatatatttaaatttaataaattatatatatgtgtgtgtaagttaaacttatttaatttattttaattattttatataaaaatttaaaaatatataattaactaattttatttagatttaatttttttgatttaCATGATTAAGAAAAACTTGTTATCTAGTGTTAAAGGCTAGTGGGTTAATCCGTGGGCACTAACTATTGATCAAACTCTTATTCGAATTTGAAGGTCTCGGGGAATCCCGTGCTCAGGAATTTCACCTTCGCACACCTTGGATAGTTCTTTGATCATGTGATCGGATTTGAATCGGAGGTCTTGATaagttttttccatactcgtcTCATCCTATCCCTAATATTATGAGTTTGGGATAAATATAAGGTgggtttgagaattttttttagaacttgGAATGAGTTTAGGACAGGATAGGGTTTCACTTTATTTCTTCGATCTCACCTCGATTATatgtaataatatataaaaaattattttaattgattttttttatttttcaaaatttcaaaatatataaaatattaaattttataaaaatgaattataaatatttataatatttattaatttataaattatatttatttttaatataatttaaaattttaaaagtaaaaaagtaaaaaattgaataaaaaaataaaagggttaAACGAGTAAGGTGGAAATGAGAACTTCTAATACTTGTCCcgtttcatttgtttttttttctttctcctcataaaaataaatataaataaatgacacGAAATTGGAATGAGGTGATCTATATTGAAATTAAACCGATGCCATTCTTACTTGCTCTTGAGTGGCTATCACAAAAATAAGGAATTTCGAGTGAACTAAATCAAAAGAAGATGATAGCTTATATTGAAGAAtgaatgaatcaaataaaaaaatacaatcattAACCTCATCTTCaacacttcaatttttcttcatcatcattgCCCTGCATGCTCAAACTtcatatatgtaaataaaacattttttttatagaaaaaatatgaaaaatgagatttatttatttgacaaAACACTTTGAGAacataaaatttttagaaaaattggttaACAGAGCTTTTCCTTTTGAGTTCTCCCCAAAAGTTCTACCAATAAAAAGTAATCTACATTTTAGCTAAATGTACTGCTCTTTTCTTATGTGTGAAAATGGTTAGAAGGCCAACCAAAAAGTCACGTTAAAGTGAGGTAAGTAGTCATGGAGACAGGTGGGGATGTGAAATTCCCAAGAATTCCCTTGGGGAACCCCACCTCTTTCTCTTCAAGTTGAGCACCCTCCAGCTCTATATAAGGCTCCTTTGTTCATCATCTCTCTTCACCTCATTCTTCATTTCTTTCCCTACTACCTTACTTGTcttctttgctttcttttcttttgatcttcttctttcttaatttttcgTTCTATTAATTTCACTTTCCATGGCCACTGCTGAGGTAATCCAGCTTTGTAACTTGACCTTTGATTAATTTGTATAGAATCCATCTTTATGTGATTTGGTCTTCTTTGAGGTGCAGTGTTCATCAAAAAACTTTTCCAGTGTCTGTTTGTTTCCTTTTCCGTTTCCTAGCAGGGAAATTTTTTTGGCAACCATATCATCTTGTTCAGTGATTGATCTCAAACAACTGCTATCGAAACTTGTTAGATATATGAACGAAGTTCATGATCCAAAGTTTGTTATATTTGGAAATCAAAGAGCGTTGTAAAAAGGGTTTTAAGAGTAACATGTGTAGCAGAAAGATTGATCTTCAGAAGAAAAAACAGATAGTTTTCttaattgaaatgaaaaaatgaatagaTGTGTGGGGGATTCAATCCATATGCAACTTCATGGCAGTGTCTTGATCatgattaatataaattattttgattcttCATCTTTGTGTCTATATATTATTCATAGTTTCAATTAGTATTTCAGTAATCATCTGGTAGTTTGATGGTTTAATCCCACAGGTTGTATCTGCGACACCAGCACTTTCAGAGGAGAAAACTGAAGAATCAGTTAAGGCAGAAGAGACTCCTGTGGAAGAGGTGGCGGCCGCACCACCTACACCAGAGCCTGTTGCTGAGGAGCCAAAGGAAGCAGAAACTGCAGCTGTGCCCGAGGAATCTGCGGCTCCAGAAGCTGAAGCCCCTGCTGATCAGGATGAGACCAAGGAGGTGGTAGAACAAGTTGAGGTTGAGACCAAGGAGGTGGTGGAAAAAACTGATCAGGCTGTGGTGGAAGAACCAGCGGTAGAGAAGACAGAAGAGGTCCCAGAGGAGACTCCTGATCAGGAAACAAACAGCCCAGTTGTGGAGGAAACCAAAGAAGCTACAGAACCAGCTGAGGAACCAGCACCAAAACCAGAACCAGCACCTGCAGATGAAGCTCCAAAAGAAGAAGGTCCTGCtgcagaagaagaagagaaaccaGCTGAAGCTAAAGTGAAAGTTGAGACAGATGAGAAGGCTGAGTGATGAGTCTATGAGTGTATGGCCGAGTGAAATTAAAAGTTTGTGTGATGAGGGGTCTGCTAGGTTGCATGTCTAGTTAAAGGAGTATTAATTTTCTTAGTATAATGAGGAAGGTTGAGGTGGATGGAGCTTGAAATCAAGGTATGGGGATGACCCACATTGATCTCTCCAATGCAAAGTTGGCCCACCTAGTGGGCCAGCTGCATTGGTACatatatgaattaaattaagcATACTCCAAGCTGCCCACAAGCTTCATTGGAGGGTGCTTGTGGCGTGTCTTTGCCTCTGTGCATAAGTATGTCGAGAGACCAGATGGGTTATGTAATTGTGTGTGATcaaatcataatatatataatggcATCTTTTGgcttttgttttctaatttttccgGGTTAATTTCTTCTTTGTACCGCATTCACAACAGCTACTATATATTGTGGTTTGATGCATCAGCTAGCGTAGGATATATAGCTCAGCTGGTATAGCAGACTAATGAAAAATCCTTTTGAGTCACGTTAGTGTTGGGACCCAAACTTTGTTTTTAATATCTGCTGTCAACTTCTCAACCCACTTGAACTCcttttcctcttcattaaaagcagTTAATCAGATAAAAACTCAATAAAGAATGTGGGTTGCACATGGTGGTAAGAGATCAGCATGATTCGGAATCACATGATTGTGAGATGTGAACTAAAACTTTGTGAACTGTATGGGTCCATGGAGATGGAACATtgttacaaaatattatttatatatatatagctttcaGTGCCACGAGGAAACTTCCCATGGATCTCCTCATAGGATTTGTTTGGTTACCAAggaaaaattaaggaaaataaaaaaaagaaataagaaaaatgattttgtcaTGTTTGATtctgttattaaaaaaaaaactcaaatataacaaaattaattggaaacttatatatttttaaattgtttaatttttatatagaatagttaaataagtaaaatgagtttgatttaggatatacaaataatttattggcttgcaatctattttttatttttctttaaattttttcaggaaccaaacatagacATAATGTCTAAGATCAAAAACCATTGTAAAGGCAAAAAATGACTCCAACAAGCattttataattgataaatAGTATTAGAGTCAATTCTCGATTTTGATGTGAGCCTTTATCTAACTGGTTTTGTAAATGtgtgtttgtttggttttataattttgtgAAATGCGACGAAGACGTCATATCTATATAGGGAGGTAATTGTGATATCTTATATCAAATAAGGAAAACGTTGTTGatactatatatgtatgaatttctcataattatataaatgtgttttaaagttcTAAGAACTTATGAAGCTTAGAATGAACAACATTTACATGTGAGGGAGTGGATTGTTATAAATAAACTATTTCATCCACCAGTTTAAAGCTTTGAAGTGGATTGGTAGCTTAATATGATATGACTCACAACTCTAACTTGATTGTTTCCTAATAATTGTTGTACCTCACAAGTCATGTTAATTTGTTGATGGCAATATCTCGACTTTTAACTATCAGTGCATTGTAAATATCAGACATCATGCCTAGGAGAAAGGTTACATCCAATACCaaactaattatttaaataatatgccctaagttttttttatttttaagtgtgAAAATCTCGATGACTATTAGATAGGAACTCTGAAAGTTCATGTGAAGAGGTTAGTGGAAGAGATCATATTTCTAAGGTTAGAGTCACTGAAGTAGACAATAGGTAAGAGAAGACCCAATAATGGACTTAATAAGCATAAGATCCATTCAATAGCCAAGCCGGAGAGTTTGCACCACTCCGAAGTACTAATAACTAAGTTGAAAAGAGAGTGGGGCAAGCCATGGACAAAAGTGAAACTATAGACTACTTACCTACGACCATAGGCAATGGACGAAAAACTAACGGAGGGGCCTTAGCCACCGAGGAAGTTAGTGTGTGTAGACCAAAGCTAGTGAAGAGACCATACATAGGCCAATTCCAAGGCCAAGTTGGTTTGAGTCCCGAGCAACCCATTATCATATCGAAATCAAAAGTAGTAATGTTAATTcacataataatataaaaagtcGGAGTAAACaatttttcttacaaaaatgatcaaatccaAAAATTTTATCCATCAACATGTGttaaaattgtctttttttttatagcccATTCATCAAATATTCCTAAATTTGAATCTTCCTTGcatgtaaaaaggaaaaaaccaaataatttattaagtaatTGAAATAGGGCATCTAAATAGTACTCTTAGCCGTCAATTTACCCCATGCTACTTTTGTCAACATTATATAATGTTAAGGCTTGGTATACCTTCACTAAATTTGTAGTAGATTATAATAATGATCATGTTGAAAAGAGAGTGGGGCAAGCCATGGACAAAAGTGAAACTATAGACTACTTACCTACGACCATAGACAATGGACGAAAAACTAACGGAGGG comes from the Vitis vinifera cultivar Pinot Noir 40024 chromosome 12, ASM3070453v1 genome and includes:
- the GRIP31 gene encoding ripening-related protein-like encodes the protein MATAEVVSATPALSEEKTEESVKAEETPVEEVAAAPPTPEPVAEEPKEAETAAVPEESAAPEAEAPADQDETKEVVEQVEVETKEVVEKTDQAVVEEPAVEKTEEVPEETPDQETNSPVVEETKEATEPAEEPAPKPEPAPADEAPKEEGPAAEEEEKPAEAKVKVETDEKAE